From a single Pelodiscus sinensis isolate JC-2024 chromosome 4, ASM4963464v1, whole genome shotgun sequence genomic region:
- the CIPC gene encoding LOW QUALITY PROTEIN: CLOCK-interacting pacemaker (The sequence of the model RefSeq protein was modified relative to this genomic sequence to represent the inferred CDS: substituted 1 base at 1 genomic stop codon): protein MSLYEGSSSSQLLSWTVQPLFEVIPAQPELVFLHPTTSPPINSRLVGEKGSDSTNYLSILNFYTKTAPHPCKRDCVLYLEGRGRTSGXKWLYTYTAMCSNTSVFPQVSPDCKPAQDSTQQSSPGLVASEKMSTIDGFQYISTDNQKAPGLMPFSPTGLLHTSNCTSPEMENPVHHIMQFATYSPSLAAEELYTTPDLLLHQQSKRKRFQNTFVVLHRSGLLEITLKTKELIHQNQITQIELDRLKQQTQLFMEAIKSNAPEAWAELEASLTGSDKADSILQASPTYPSI, encoded by the exons ATGAGTTTATATGAG GGAAGCAGTTCATCACAGCTTCTGTCTTGGACCGTTCAGCCACTTTTTGAAGTGATTCCAGCTCAACCAGAGCTAGTGTTTCTTCATCCAACCACCTCTCCTCCCATTAACTCTCGTCTTGTTGGTGAAAAGGGAAGTGACTCTACAAATTACTTGTCTATCCTGAACTTCTACACAAAGACAGCACCACATCCCTGCAAAAGAGATTGTGTCTTGTAtctggagggaagagggagaaccAGCGGATAGAAGTGGCTTTACACATATACTGCTATGTGCAGTAATACTAGTGTTTTTCCCCAAGTATCACCTGACTGTAAGCCTGCTCAGGACTCTACTCAGCAGAGTTCTCCAGGTTTGGTGGCTAGTGAAAAAATGTCAACCATTGATGGTTTTCAGTATATATCTACTGACAATCAGAAGGCCCCAGGTTTGATGCCCTTTTCTCCTACTGGACTCCTCCACACATCAAACTGCACATCTCCTGAGATGGAGAATCCAGTACATCATATCATGCAATTTGCAACCTACAGTCCATCATTGGCAGCAGAAGAACTTTACACTACTCCTGACCTATTGTTGCATCAGCAAAGCAAGCGCAAGCGCTTTCAGAATACCTTTGTTGTGTTGCATAGGTCTGGATTGCTGGAGATCACCTTGAAAACAAAGGAGCTGATTCATCAGAACCAGATAACACAGATTGAACTGGACCGACTGAAGCAGCAAACACAATTGTTCATGGAGGCAATAAAGAGCAATGCTCCTGAAGCCTGGGCAGAGCTAGAGGCATCTCTAACAGGGTCAGATAAAGCTGACAGCATCCTTCAGGCTTCTCCTACATATCCTAGCATATAG